A region from the Serinibacter arcticus genome encodes:
- a CDS encoding alpha/beta fold hydrolase → MEITAHHGLFKDTNLHVDDTGGPGRPVVLIHGWPLSGESWSEQIPALQAAGYRVVSYDRRGFGRSDKPLTGYTYDTFADDLASVLDGLDLTDVTLVGFSMGGGEVVRFAAKHGTERLRSTVLAAAVPPYLAKTGDNPDGPLTAELAAEMEKGLRSDRDAFFEQFTTDFFSVDGELKVSEEQRREAVALAQQSDQRAALHAMEAFATTDFREDLAALTAVPTLVIHGDGDGTVPFEGSGARTHAALPGSDLHVVAGGPHGINVSHAEEFNRVLLEFLAR, encoded by the coding sequence ATGGAGATCACCGCCCACCACGGCCTGTTCAAGGACACCAACCTGCACGTCGACGACACCGGCGGCCCCGGCCGTCCGGTCGTGCTCATCCACGGCTGGCCCCTGTCGGGCGAGTCCTGGAGCGAGCAGATCCCCGCGCTCCAGGCCGCCGGGTACCGGGTCGTCAGCTACGACCGTCGCGGTTTCGGCCGCAGCGACAAGCCGCTCACCGGCTACACCTACGACACGTTCGCCGACGACCTCGCGTCCGTCCTCGACGGGCTCGACCTCACCGACGTCACGCTCGTCGGCTTCTCGATGGGTGGGGGCGAGGTCGTGCGGTTCGCGGCCAAGCACGGGACCGAGCGCCTGCGGAGCACGGTCCTCGCCGCCGCCGTTCCGCCGTACCTGGCGAAGACCGGTGACAACCCCGATGGTCCGCTCACGGCCGAGCTGGCCGCCGAGATGGAGAAGGGCCTGCGCAGCGACCGCGACGCGTTCTTCGAGCAGTTCACGACGGACTTCTTCTCGGTGGACGGCGAGCTCAAGGTGAGCGAGGAGCAGCGCCGCGAGGCGGTGGCGCTGGCCCAGCAGTCCGACCAGCGCGCGGCCCTGCACGCGATGGAGGCCTTCGCGACGACGGACTTCCGCGAGGACCTCGCCGCGCTCACCGCGGTGCCCACCCTGGTGATCCACGGCGACGGCGACGGAACCGTGCCGTTCGAGGGCTCCGGCGCCCGGACGCACGCCGCGCTCCCGGGCAGCGACCTGCACGTCGTCGCCGGCGGCCCGCACGGGATCAACGTCAGCCACGCGGAGGAGTTCAACCGGGTGCTGCTGGAGTTCCTCGCCCGCTGA
- a CDS encoding DUF998 domain-containing protein — protein sequence MTSKRVGALLWILTLAYWPLQVLVAGRWPEPYSWSANYISDLGATLCGTVTDDGPARAVCSPEHEWWNIGLAFVGVLTALGAVLLSRGRRTAERVGLLLVMAGGLAVVVTAVVPFDVDTDVHDLAALAQFVLQILGMVVLAFTLRTRGRVAFAVVTLVMVLVAGAGFAAFLSEGHLGFGVGIVERVAFDTLTLWTVVAGLFLVGGRESGVRVRGSRR from the coding sequence ATGACCTCCAAGCGCGTCGGTGCCCTGCTCTGGATCCTCACGCTCGCGTACTGGCCGCTGCAGGTGCTCGTGGCCGGGCGCTGGCCCGAGCCGTACAGCTGGTCGGCGAACTACATCAGCGACCTGGGAGCCACGCTCTGCGGCACGGTCACCGACGACGGCCCGGCGCGCGCGGTCTGCTCGCCCGAGCACGAGTGGTGGAACATCGGGCTCGCGTTCGTCGGCGTGCTCACGGCGCTCGGCGCCGTCCTGCTGTCTCGCGGGCGCCGGACGGCCGAGCGGGTCGGCCTGCTGCTCGTGATGGCGGGCGGGCTGGCCGTCGTCGTGACCGCGGTCGTACCGTTCGACGTCGACACGGACGTCCACGACCTCGCCGCGCTCGCGCAGTTCGTGCTCCAGATCCTCGGCATGGTCGTGCTCGCGTTCACGCTCAGGACGCGCGGCCGGGTGGCTTTCGCCGTCGTGACTCTCGTGATGGTCCTCGTCGCGGGGGCAGGGTTCGCGGCCTTCCTGAGCGAGGGGCACCTCGGGTTCGGCGTCGGGATCGTCGAGCGGGTCGCGTTCGACACCCTGACGCTCTGGACGGTCGTCGCGGGGCTCTTCCTCGTCGGCGGCCGGGAGTCCGGCGTCCGCGTCCGCGGGTCGCGCCGGTAG
- a CDS encoding pirin family protein, whose translation MTDLEARPAEQSCPADAANAPVLERYEARDVPLGGVRSAVVSRTLPHRALSTVGAWCFLDAFVPGETPMNVLPHPHIGLQTVTWPLSGQMLHRDSLGSEQLLRAGELNLMTSGDGVAHSEFMVDDVGARGLQLWVALPEEARRVPRAFEHVADLPVLERPGIRVTVFLGEHDGGASPATVHSPILGAQIELDAGADVEIPLRADFEHAVQLIDGAARVAGEDLGEGPLLYLGTGRTSLRLEALQAPTTGRHGATRLLLIGGEPLREDLLMWWNFVGRTHEEVVAARADWSDRERREERFGHVVGHGEELIPAPPLPNVRLTPRRRHR comes from the coding sequence ATGACCGATCTCGAGGCCCGTCCCGCCGAGCAGTCCTGCCCGGCCGACGCCGCGAACGCCCCCGTGCTGGAGCGGTACGAGGCGCGCGACGTCCCGCTCGGTGGTGTCCGTTCCGCCGTCGTCTCCCGGACGCTGCCGCACCGCGCGCTGTCCACCGTCGGGGCGTGGTGCTTCCTGGACGCGTTCGTGCCCGGCGAGACACCGATGAACGTGCTGCCGCACCCACACATCGGGCTCCAGACCGTGACGTGGCCGCTGTCCGGGCAGATGCTCCACCGCGACTCGCTCGGCTCCGAGCAGCTGCTCCGCGCCGGCGAGCTCAACCTCATGACGAGCGGCGACGGCGTCGCCCACTCCGAGTTCATGGTCGACGACGTCGGCGCGCGCGGCCTGCAGCTCTGGGTGGCGCTGCCGGAGGAGGCGCGGCGCGTTCCTCGCGCCTTCGAGCACGTGGCCGACCTGCCCGTCCTCGAGCGACCCGGCATCCGCGTGACGGTGTTCCTCGGGGAGCACGACGGCGGGGCCTCGCCCGCGACCGTCCACTCGCCGATCCTCGGAGCCCAGATCGAGCTCGACGCGGGGGCCGACGTCGAGATCCCGCTCCGCGCCGACTTCGAGCACGCGGTCCAGCTCATCGACGGCGCCGCTCGCGTCGCCGGCGAGGACCTCGGCGAGGGGCCGCTGCTGTACCTCGGCACCGGGCGGACCTCGCTCCGGCTCGAGGCGCTCCAGGCGCCCACGACCGGCCGGCACGGCGCCACCCGCCTCCTCCTCATCGGCGGCGAGCCGCTGCGCGAGGATCTGCTGATGTGGTGGAACTTCGTCGGTCGCACGCACGAGGAGGTCGTCGCCGCGCGCGCCGACTGGTCCGACCGCGAGCGCCGCGAGGAGCGCTTCGGTCACGTGGTCGGCCACGGCGAGGAGCTCATCCCCGCTCCCCCGCTGCCGAACGTGCGACTCACCCCGCGTCGTCGCCATCGCTGA
- a CDS encoding IPT/TIG domain-containing protein, with translation MRLRSSGRHAERRSARRRQLRSLSAAVVTTALVLAGGSSAIAGPADSSRASAQFLSGGILTGIDLDDVVGLGGSAAVNNGQSFDVVDAADLDLTALNLLGVSLPGGLDLPLGDVLQLGAVNQYAEASDLGVSRAASGAVSDDGAVSVSGGDGFPASAGLRLQPLLGPLSSTIGDLQLDLEAVTGVASLDASQVGDPAEECTDLSDPTHCLDYSIAGGELRVDLPAITTLTATLTGPGGVASTVDGTVDELVGPNGLIAGALVTLNSALEPLIGNDALTVTLETDVTGALNAVLDTPLTEDGSAVSINLRTGRITADLDALLSSTPGVGTGLANLDPSTEILSAPVLAELVSQVTGLLNQVPELVNTALTETLQAADLTVAANVCLAGSAPDCTTPFVDLGTGINVNVSGTVQQLIDRDPEATATITVKALGLPITISADALLSTLLAPITTALFDPTTGVIATVTGSTSALTGAVTGVIGGLATPLQAINGIVSILGNVQQHSGGVHRETALSVTLLGGIAGGVVVNLGQAQVGENVVVTVPTADALSPTSGPAAGGQTVTVTGSGFVAGQTSVTIGGITVPADSVAVTSATSLTFTTPAHAAGPVDVTVTSLGGTTAPLGYTYVAAPTAASIAPAFGPVAGGQTVTINGSGFVVGATTVTIDGLTVPATVNSPVQLTFVTPAHAAGPVQVTATTPGGTSGALTYTYLDTPVASSLTPDAGPIAGGQSVTITGDGFVAGLTWVNVDGVQLPLSSVSVTSSTSLTFTTPAHAVGPVPVTVTTLGGTSAPLTYTYVDQPVTFFLTPPSGPEAGGNNVLVIGDRFVPGATTVAIDGAPVPGTVIVLNPTILLYTAPAHAPGPVAVTVTTAGGTSAPLVYTYLPAPSIAGLDPTSGPVAGGTSVTVTGEDFTPDAFVAVDGVPVDAADVTVVSETELTYVSPAHPAGAVDVTVTTPGGTSAPLTFTYLDAPTLSTLDPDSGPVAGGTTVTVSGAGFVAGAFVTVDGVPVDAADVTVVSETELTYVSPAHPAGAVDVTVTTPGGTSAPLTFTYLDAPTLSTLDPDSGPVAGGTTVTVSGAGFVAGTVVTVDGTDVPAADVTVVSETELTYVSPAHPAGAVDVTVTTPGGTSAPLTFTYLDAPTAASLTPEQGPVEGGTTVTVTGTDFVPGAVVTVDGTEVPAADVAVVSESELTYVSPAHPAGAVDVTVTTPGGTSAPLTFTYLDAPTAASLTPEQGPVEGGTTVTVTGTDFVPGAVVTVDGIEVPAADVTVVSETELTYVSPAHPAGAVDVTVTTPGGTSAPLTFTYLDAPTAGSLTPDSGPIAGGNLVVVTGTGFTPGTVVTVDGLPASVTVESATQLTYLAPAHPAGPVDVVVTTAGAPPPR, from the coding sequence ATGCGACTTCGATCTTCTGGGCGACACGCGGAGCGGCGATCCGCCCGGCGACGCCAGCTCCGTTCTCTCTCTGCGGCCGTCGTAACGACGGCCCTCGTCCTCGCCGGGGGCTCCTCGGCGATCGCCGGGCCCGCCGACTCCTCCCGAGCCTCGGCCCAGTTCCTCTCCGGCGGCATCCTGACCGGCATCGATCTCGACGACGTCGTCGGGCTCGGCGGTTCGGCCGCCGTGAACAACGGCCAGTCCTTCGATGTCGTCGACGCGGCTGACCTCGACCTCACCGCCCTGAACCTGCTCGGTGTCTCGCTGCCGGGAGGCCTCGACCTGCCTCTGGGTGACGTGCTCCAGCTGGGCGCCGTCAACCAGTACGCCGAGGCGTCTGACCTCGGGGTCTCGCGCGCCGCGTCCGGTGCCGTCAGCGACGACGGCGCCGTGTCGGTCAGCGGAGGCGACGGGTTCCCGGCGTCGGCCGGCCTGCGCCTGCAGCCGTTGCTCGGCCCGCTCAGCTCGACGATCGGCGACCTGCAGCTCGACCTCGAGGCCGTCACCGGCGTCGCCTCCCTCGACGCCTCCCAGGTCGGCGACCCGGCGGAGGAGTGCACCGACCTCTCCGACCCGACGCACTGCCTGGACTACTCGATCGCCGGCGGTGAGCTCCGGGTCGACCTGCCCGCCATCACCACTCTGACCGCGACGCTCACGGGTCCGGGCGGAGTCGCCTCGACCGTGGACGGCACGGTCGACGAGCTCGTCGGTCCGAACGGGTTGATCGCCGGCGCCCTCGTGACGCTGAACTCGGCGCTCGAGCCCCTGATCGGCAACGACGCGCTCACCGTGACGCTCGAGACCGACGTCACCGGCGCGCTGAACGCCGTCCTCGACACCCCGCTGACCGAGGACGGCAGCGCCGTCTCGATCAACCTGCGCACGGGCCGCATCACCGCCGACCTCGACGCGCTGCTCTCCTCGACGCCCGGCGTCGGGACGGGGCTGGCGAACCTCGACCCGAGCACCGAGATCCTCTCGGCACCCGTGCTCGCCGAGCTCGTCAGCCAGGTCACCGGGCTGCTGAACCAGGTCCCGGAGCTGGTGAACACCGCGCTGACCGAGACGCTTCAGGCTGCTGACCTCACCGTCGCCGCGAACGTCTGCCTCGCCGGGAGCGCACCGGACTGCACCACCCCCTTCGTCGACCTGGGCACTGGCATCAACGTCAACGTCTCCGGGACCGTGCAGCAGCTCATCGACCGCGACCCGGAGGCCACGGCCACCATCACCGTCAAGGCTCTCGGCCTCCCGATCACGATCTCCGCGGACGCCCTGCTCTCGACCCTCCTCGCCCCGATCACCACCGCCCTGTTCGACCCGACCACCGGCGTCATCGCCACCGTCACCGGCAGCACCTCGGCGCTGACCGGCGCCGTCACCGGCGTGATCGGTGGTCTCGCCACCCCGCTGCAGGCGATCAACGGCATCGTCTCGATCCTCGGCAACGTGCAGCAGCACTCCGGCGGCGTCCACCGCGAGACCGCCCTGTCGGTGACGCTGCTGGGTGGCATCGCGGGCGGCGTCGTGGTCAACCTCGGCCAGGCGCAGGTCGGGGAGAACGTCGTGGTCACCGTGCCCACGGCCGACGCGCTCAGCCCCACGTCCGGACCTGCCGCCGGCGGCCAGACCGTCACCGTGACGGGGTCCGGCTTCGTCGCGGGACAGACCAGCGTCACCATCGGTGGCATCACGGTCCCGGCGGACTCCGTCGCCGTGACCAGCGCGACGTCGCTCACGTTCACCACCCCCGCCCACGCTGCCGGCCCCGTCGACGTCACCGTCACGAGCCTGGGCGGCACGACCGCGCCGCTGGGCTACACCTACGTCGCGGCCCCGACCGCCGCGAGCATCGCCCCGGCCTTCGGCCCGGTGGCCGGTGGTCAGACCGTGACGATCAACGGCAGCGGATTCGTCGTCGGAGCCACGACCGTCACGATCGACGGACTCACGGTCCCGGCGACGGTGAACAGCCCGGTGCAGCTCACCTTCGTCACCCCGGCGCACGCCGCCGGGCCGGTCCAGGTCACAGCCACCACCCCGGGCGGGACCAGCGGGGCCCTGACGTACACCTACCTCGACACCCCGGTGGCGTCGTCGCTCACGCCCGATGCCGGACCGATCGCCGGCGGCCAGAGCGTCACGATCACCGGTGACGGTTTCGTCGCGGGTCTGACGTGGGTGAACGTCGACGGCGTCCAGCTCCCGCTCAGCTCAGTGTCGGTGACGAGCTCGACGTCCCTGACCTTCACGACCCCGGCGCACGCCGTCGGACCGGTGCCGGTCACCGTCACGACGCTCGGCGGCACGTCCGCGCCGCTGACCTACACCTACGTGGACCAGCCCGTCACGTTCTTCCTGACCCCGCCGTCCGGACCGGAGGCCGGTGGCAACAACGTGCTGGTCATCGGTGACCGGTTCGTGCCCGGCGCCACGACCGTGGCGATCGACGGGGCGCCGGTCCCGGGGACGGTCATCGTCCTCAACCCGACGATCCTCCTCTACACCGCCCCGGCGCACGCCCCCGGCCCGGTGGCCGTGACGGTCACGACGGCGGGCGGGACCTCGGCTCCTCTCGTTTACACCTACCTCCCGGCACCCTCGATCGCCGGGCTCGACCCGACGTCGGGCCCGGTCGCCGGTGGCACCTCGGTCACGGTGACGGGCGAGGACTTCACACCCGACGCGTTCGTCGCGGTCGACGGCGTTCCCGTCGACGCCGCGGATGTCACGGTCGTCTCGGAGACCGAGCTGACCTACGTCAGCCCGGCGCACCCCGCCGGTGCTGTGGACGTGACGGTAACGACGCCGGGTGGTACGTCCGCCCCGTTGACGTTCACCTACCTGGACGCGCCGACGCTGAGCACGCTCGACCCCGACTCCGGCCCCGTCGCGGGTGGGACGACGGTGACGGTGTCCGGTGCCGGATTCGTGGCGGGCGCGTTCGTCACGGTCGACGGCGTTCCCGTCGACGCCGCGGATGTCACGGTCGTCTCGGAGACCGAGCTGACCTACGTCAGCCCGGCGCACCCCGCCGGTGCCGTGGATGTGACGGTAACGACGCCGGGTGGTACGTCCGCCCCGTTGACGTTCACCTACCTGGACGCGCCGACGCTGAGCACGCTCGACCCCGACTCCGGCCCCGTCGCGGGTGGGACGACGGTGACGGTGTCCGGTGCCGGATTCGTGGCGGGCACGGTCGTGACGGTGGACGGCACCGACGTGCCGGCCGCGGATGTCACGGTCGTCTCGGAGACCGAGTTGACCTACGTCAGCCCGGCACACCCCGCCGGTGCCGTGGATGTGACAGTGACGACGCCGGGTGGTACGTCCGCCCCGTTGACGTTCACCTACCTCGACGCCCCGACGGCGGCCTCGCTCACCCCCGAGCAGGGTCCGGTCGAGGGCGGTACCACGGTCACCGTGACGGGGACCGACTTCGTGCCGGGGGCGGTCGTGACGGTGGACGGCACCGAGGTGCCGGCCGCCGACGTCGCGGTCGTCTCGGAGTCCGAGCTGACCTACGTCAGCCCGGCGCACCCCGCCGGTGCGGTGGACGTGACGGTCACGACGCCGGGCGGCACGTCCGCCCCGCTGACGTTCACCTACCTCGACGCCCCGACGGCGGCCTCGCTCACCCCCGAGCAGGGTCCGGTCGAGGGCGGCACCACGGTCACCGTGACGGGGACCGACTTCGTGCCGGGCGCGGTCGTGACGGTGGACGGCATCGAGGTGCCGGCCGCGGATGTCACGGTCGTCTCGGAGACCGAGCTGACCTACGTCAGCCCGGCGCACCCCGCCGGTGCGGTGGACGTGACGGTCACGACGCCGGGCGGCACGTCCGCCCCGCTGACGTTCACCTACCTCGACGCGCCGACGGCGGGTTCGCTCACCCCGGACTCCGGTCCGATCGCGGGTGGCAACCTCGTCGTCGTGACGGGCACCGGCTTCACGCCGGGCACCGTCGTCACGGTCGACGGTCTGCCGGCCTCGGTCACGGTGGAGTCCGCCACCCAGCTCACCTACCTCGCTCCGGCGCACCCCGCCGGTCCGGTGGACGTCGTGGTGACGACGGCCGGGGCACCTCCGCCCCGCTGA